One window of Corynebacterium accolens genomic DNA carries:
- a CDS encoding bifunctional ADP-dependent NAD(P)H-hydrate dehydratase/NAD(P)H-hydrate epimerase produces MRPAYSVSAVRSAESALLAQQSHDDELMRLAARGVAATAKSMLTGPAPRRITILAGPGGNGGDGLYAGAFLAEEGYGVEAILVADAAHDPALQAFTAAGGTITDQPHAEATGLLIDAVAGLNSTRGLSGAGLAAYRAAKQHDIPVLSVDIPSGINADTGVAAENAVEATITVSFGWARAGHIFAPECGTVVLCDLQLPNAPRSFAEELTATAEPAGYIANEPTIDLLFQWPGEPVLADAHLGHVTAPKPVGCTGPIVDPTPHASSTKYTGGVTAICAGSSAYPGAGILAATGAVRATPSMVRVIDNDAVVPHLPEVVPHPSAEDKVHAQAWVVGPGRGTDEAAVRELRAVLDRGLPTILDADALTLLAQSADLRDSVRAHPRVILTPHAGEFRRLYEATFGRELDVSEGVGPRQRELAEDLDCFILHKGRITTVTAPGQTIYGMNAGHSYAATAGSGDVLSGILGATIAQIDHEKVDAEYIIMEILHAAALHQHAAAIAAHTPDGFGICSASQIAAAMPQSIARLLVMHR; encoded by the coding sequence ATGCGACCTGCCTATAGTGTATCCGCCGTTCGTTCCGCCGAATCCGCGCTCCTCGCGCAGCAGAGCCACGATGATGAGCTCATGCGCCTGGCCGCCCGGGGCGTTGCCGCCACGGCGAAATCCATGCTGACGGGCCCTGCGCCTCGCCGCATCACCATCCTCGCCGGACCTGGCGGCAATGGTGGCGATGGCCTTTATGCAGGCGCTTTCCTCGCCGAGGAGGGCTATGGCGTGGAAGCGATCCTCGTTGCCGATGCTGCGCACGACCCAGCGCTGCAAGCTTTTACCGCTGCCGGCGGGACCATTACAGATCAACCGCACGCGGAGGCTACCGGCCTACTCATTGATGCCGTCGCCGGCCTCAACTCCACCCGCGGGCTTAGCGGTGCGGGCCTTGCCGCGTACCGCGCGGCCAAGCAGCACGATATCCCGGTGCTTTCGGTGGATATCCCCTCTGGCATCAACGCGGATACGGGCGTGGCCGCGGAAAATGCCGTCGAGGCCACGATTACCGTGAGCTTCGGTTGGGCGCGCGCCGGCCATATCTTCGCCCCGGAATGCGGCACGGTGGTGCTCTGCGATCTGCAGCTGCCCAACGCGCCGCGCTCCTTTGCGGAGGAACTAACGGCTACCGCAGAGCCGGCGGGCTACATCGCCAACGAGCCCACCATCGATCTCCTCTTCCAGTGGCCCGGGGAGCCCGTGCTTGCCGATGCCCACCTCGGCCACGTCACCGCCCCCAAGCCCGTGGGCTGCACAGGCCCCATCGTGGACCCCACTCCACACGCCTCAAGCACGAAATACACCGGCGGCGTCACCGCCATCTGCGCTGGCAGCAGCGCGTATCCCGGCGCGGGCATCCTAGCGGCTACCGGCGCGGTGCGCGCCACGCCGTCCATGGTGCGGGTCATAGATAATGATGCCGTGGTCCCCCACCTGCCCGAAGTCGTTCCCCACCCGAGCGCCGAGGATAAGGTGCATGCCCAGGCGTGGGTGGTAGGCCCTGGCCGCGGCACGGATGAAGCAGCGGTCCGAGAGCTCCGCGCCGTCTTGGATCGCGGGCTGCCCACCATCCTGGATGCCGATGCCCTGACGCTGCTCGCCCAAAGCGCCGATCTGCGCGATAGCGTCCGCGCCCACCCGCGGGTCATCCTTACCCCGCACGCCGGCGAGTTCCGCCGCCTCTACGAGGCCACCTTCGGCCGCGAGCTCGATGTGAGCGAGGGCGTGGGCCCGCGCCAGCGCGAACTGGCCGAGGACTTGGACTGTTTTATCCTGCACAAGGGCCGCATCACCACGGTGACCGCGCCCGGCCAGACCATCTACGGGATGAATGCCGGCCACTCTTATGCGGCCACCGCAGGCTCCGGCGACGTTTTATCGGGCATCCTCGGCGCGACGATCGCACAGATCGACCACGAAAAAGTCGATGCGGAGTACATCATCATGGAGATCCTCCACGCCGCCGCCCTACACCAGCACGCCGCAGCCATTGCGGCACATACCCCCGATGGTTTTGGCATTTGTTCCGCTTCCCAGATTGCCGCGGCGATGCCCCAGTCCATCGCGCGATTGCTCGTTATGCACCGATAG
- a CDS encoding ABC transporter ATP-binding protein, whose amino-acid sequence MSTILDIRNATVTFQDGTTTTTALDDATFSADSDTLTAIVGESGSGKSTLLSVGAGLITPDSGTVEVNGTNSIIFQQSNLLSSLKVRDQLLIMDHMAGRKLRKDRADELLEFVGLKGMGNRRIGQLSGGQAQRVNIARALMDEPNLLLADEPTSALDSHLSQEIIRLLRDITQEMHTATVLVTHDRSLLTFADHVVEVKDGRVSKRDAIGA is encoded by the coding sequence ATGTCCACCATCCTTGATATTCGCAACGCCACCGTCACCTTTCAAGACGGCACGACGACGACCACGGCGCTTGATGATGCCACCTTTAGCGCCGACTCCGATACCCTCACCGCAATCGTGGGCGAGTCCGGTTCCGGTAAGTCCACGCTGCTCTCCGTCGGCGCCGGGCTCATCACTCCGGACTCCGGCACCGTAGAGGTCAACGGTACGAACTCCATCATCTTCCAGCAGTCCAACCTGTTGTCCTCGCTCAAGGTGCGCGATCAGCTGCTCATCATGGACCACATGGCCGGGCGCAAGCTGCGCAAGGATCGCGCCGATGAGCTGCTAGAATTCGTTGGCCTTAAGGGCATGGGCAATCGTCGCATCGGCCAGCTTTCCGGCGGCCAGGCCCAGCGCGTCAATATCGCGCGCGCCTTGATGGATGAGCCGAACCTGCTGCTTGCCGATGAACCCACTTCCGCCCTCGACTCCCACCTTTCCCAGGAAATCATCCGCCTGCTGCGCGATATTACCCAGGAGATGCACACCGCCACCGTGCTGGTCACGCACGATCGCTCCCTGCTCACCTTCGCCGACCACGTGGTGGAGGTTAAAGACGGCCGCGTGAGTAAGCGGGACGCTATCGGTGCATAA
- a CDS encoding ABC transporter permease, whose product MFLAIREITAARGRFGLIGGTVALITLLLVMLSGLTEGLSKQNTSALEAVAQEHPYVSFSTEEPAYNESEIYDKDLSGDAIALGTTQTKLEGEGAVGVMGLPAGTTIPNTNATIPEDGAVLSDTIEASGTVNIGGVDLSVEGTVAETQFSHSPVVWVSTQTWQKVSHAPEGVVGTVALHSEEVPGSVEMSDSFSGLPAYQSERGSLLTMQGFLYGISALVTVAFLTVWTLQRTRDLSILRALGASVRYLLRDALAQAALILAAGTILGAFVGWLLGLLASGTVPFDVSVRTIIVPAVGIWILGMAGALVSTRRVAKANPLDALGGNA is encoded by the coding sequence ATGTTCTTAGCTATTCGTGAAATCACCGCCGCGCGCGGCCGCTTCGGGCTCATCGGCGGCACCGTAGCGCTTATCACCCTTCTTTTGGTTATGCTCTCCGGCCTGACGGAGGGCCTGTCCAAGCAAAATACCTCGGCGCTTGAGGCCGTGGCGCAGGAGCACCCCTACGTCAGCTTTTCAACCGAAGAGCCCGCCTATAACGAGTCCGAGATCTATGACAAGGATCTCTCCGGCGATGCGATTGCCTTGGGCACCACGCAAACCAAGTTGGAGGGCGAGGGCGCGGTAGGTGTGATGGGCCTGCCGGCCGGTACGACTATCCCCAATACCAACGCCACCATTCCGGAAGATGGCGCCGTCCTGTCTGACACGATTGAGGCCTCCGGCACCGTGAATATCGGTGGGGTAGACCTCTCCGTAGAGGGCACCGTTGCCGAAACGCAGTTCTCCCACTCGCCGGTGGTATGGGTATCTACCCAGACTTGGCAGAAGGTGAGCCACGCTCCAGAAGGCGTAGTCGGCACGGTTGCCCTGCACTCCGAAGAGGTGCCCGGCTCGGTCGAGATGTCTGATTCCTTCTCCGGCCTGCCCGCTTACCAGTCAGAACGCGGTTCGCTGTTGACCATGCAGGGCTTCCTCTACGGCATCTCCGCGCTGGTCACCGTGGCCTTCCTGACGGTATGGACCCTGCAGCGCACCCGCGATCTCTCCATCCTGCGCGCCCTGGGCGCCTCGGTGCGCTACCTGCTGCGCGATGCCCTGGCCCAAGCCGCGCTGATTTTGGCCGCCGGCACCATCCTCGGCGCTTTCGTCGGCTGGCTGCTTGGCCTGCTGGCCTCCGGCACCGTCCCCTTCGACGTATCCGTGCGCACCATCATCGTTCCCGCGGTCGGCATCTGGATCCTGGGCATGGCCGGTGCCCTGGTCTCTACCCGCCGCGTAGCCAAAGCCAACCCCCTCGATGCATTGGGAGGAAATGCCTAA
- a CDS encoding sensor histidine kinase encodes MFTFLLLFGVARAYIDDRLDARAILLAIGLAAVYAAARWIPTWLWLTGLCLLWLGLMVHAQDFMWLEFPLIFVFLRALPKWPGLISITALWAAAAFIPAWLHPDGWSIAAAIGPLIGTTFAAGVFYIQRRLQAEAAHHRDIAKQLQETQAELAASEHQAGRLEERERLSRDIHDTVAQGLSSILLLSRAARTTDDLETKNEQLAVIEDTAGENLAEARRFVRELAGPDERLETQLDSILSQMRRRTEALGEDTTFDLVVSGNGSVPSDIKQVVVRAAQEGLNNVIKHAHASRAVVTLGLFEDAVTLDVVDNGHGVIEPPRHGGDSGFGLQGLSQRVESVGGSLSLESGDGTALAIRIPLKEQPHG; translated from the coding sequence ATGTTCACGTTCCTGCTGCTTTTCGGCGTGGCCCGCGCCTATATCGATGACCGCTTGGACGCCCGCGCCATCCTTTTGGCCATCGGCCTAGCCGCGGTGTACGCGGCCGCGCGCTGGATTCCCACCTGGCTCTGGCTCACCGGGCTGTGCCTGCTCTGGTTGGGGCTCATGGTCCACGCGCAGGATTTCATGTGGCTCGAGTTCCCGCTTATCTTCGTTTTCCTGCGTGCCTTGCCCAAGTGGCCAGGGCTTATCTCCATCACGGCGCTATGGGCGGCGGCCGCCTTTATCCCCGCCTGGCTGCACCCGGACGGATGGTCAATTGCAGCGGCTATAGGTCCGCTTATCGGCACCACGTTTGCCGCGGGCGTATTTTATATCCAGCGCCGCTTGCAGGCAGAGGCGGCGCACCACAGGGACATCGCCAAGCAGCTGCAAGAAACCCAAGCTGAGCTGGCCGCCAGCGAGCACCAAGCCGGGCGCCTAGAGGAACGCGAACGCCTCTCCCGGGACATCCATGACACCGTGGCCCAAGGGTTAAGCTCCATCCTGCTGCTATCCCGCGCCGCCCGCACGACCGATGATCTAGAGACCAAGAACGAGCAGCTCGCCGTCATCGAGGACACCGCCGGCGAGAACCTGGCCGAGGCCCGCCGTTTCGTGCGCGAGCTCGCCGGGCCCGATGAGCGCCTGGAGACCCAGCTGGATTCCATCCTGTCCCAGATGCGCCGACGCACGGAGGCTTTGGGCGAGGACACCACCTTTGACCTTGTGGTTTCCGGCAACGGCAGCGTGCCCAGCGATATCAAGCAAGTGGTCGTGCGCGCCGCGCAAGAGGGCCTTAATAACGTGATCAAGCACGCGCACGCCTCCCGCGCAGTGGTCACCCTTGGCCTGTTTGAGGATGCGGTCACCCTGGACGTCGTGGATAATGGGCACGGTGTAATTGAGCCCCCGCGCCACGGCGGCGATAGCGGCTTTGGCTTGCAAGGATTGTCCCAGCGCGTGGAGAGCGTCGGTGGCTCGCTGAGCCTCGAATCCGGCGACGGCACCGCCCTTGCCATTAGAATCCCCCTCAAGGAGCAGCCCCATGGTTAA
- a CDS encoding response regulator, whose amino-acid sequence MVNVMLIDDHPVVRAGLRAILNTFAEVQVVLEGNDGADVDKLFTDDAPEVDVVVCDIQMPGVDGITATKKVTEAGGPPVLILTTYDTQADILAAVEAGAMGYLLKDSPEEELHEAVLNTAARRRTLAPEVVNLLAQRVGQPEQSLSTRELEILRALATGSSNKELANQLFISEATVKTHLIHIYQKLGVDTRTAAVTVARERKLI is encoded by the coding sequence ATGGTTAATGTCATGCTTATCGATGACCACCCCGTCGTCCGCGCTGGGCTGCGTGCGATCCTCAATACCTTTGCCGAAGTCCAAGTGGTCTTGGAAGGCAACGACGGCGCGGACGTGGACAAGCTCTTTACCGATGATGCCCCCGAAGTCGACGTCGTCGTCTGCGATATCCAAATGCCAGGTGTCGATGGCATCACCGCCACCAAGAAGGTCACCGAAGCAGGTGGCCCGCCCGTGCTCATACTCACCACCTATGACACCCAAGCCGATATCTTGGCCGCGGTCGAGGCTGGCGCGATGGGCTACCTGCTCAAGGATTCGCCCGAGGAAGAGCTACACGAAGCGGTGCTCAATACCGCCGCACGCCGGCGCACCCTCGCCCCTGAGGTGGTCAACCTCTTGGCCCAGCGCGTGGGCCAGCCGGAGCAGTCCCTCTCCACGCGCGAGCTGGAGATCCTCCGCGCCCTTGCGACCGGCTCCTCCAATAAGGAGCTGGCCAATCAACTCTTCATTTCTGAGGCCACCGTGAAAACACACCTCATTCACATCTATCAAAAGCTGGGCGTAGACACCCGCACTGCCGCGGTAACTGTGGCCCGCGAAAGGAAACTGATTTAA
- a CDS encoding NAD(P)-binding domain-containing protein, producing the protein MLDCIVIGGGQAGLATGYYLRKKRLDFQILDAEPSPGAAWRHAWPSLTLFSNSASSNLPGLPMPHHDGFPPASHVIDYFTRYEQRYDLPVRRPVRVQEVTHDGERFHVTTDDERLTARTVVAATGTWSSPFIPYYPGSFGGRQWHSAVYPGPDPFRGESVAVVGAGNSGAQIAAELVLSGVDTTWFTAKPPRWMPDDVDGRVLFQRNRARLNALMRGEPDPGADTNLGDIVVVPPVKRARDEGLLKASPMFSSLDEVEADHLIWCTGFRPALGPFRALLDGRTPTVEGLFLVGYGTWTGPGSATITGVSPFAKQTAADIAKLCSPDL; encoded by the coding sequence ATGCTGGACTGCATCGTTATCGGCGGCGGCCAAGCAGGTTTAGCTACGGGCTATTACTTGCGGAAAAAGCGCCTCGATTTCCAGATCCTTGATGCCGAGCCCTCCCCCGGCGCGGCCTGGCGTCACGCGTGGCCGTCGCTCACGCTCTTTAGCAATAGCGCGTCTTCCAACCTGCCCGGCTTGCCGATGCCCCACCACGACGGATTTCCGCCCGCCAGCCACGTCATCGATTACTTCACCCGCTACGAGCAACGCTATGACCTGCCCGTACGCCGGCCGGTGCGGGTCCAGGAAGTCACCCACGATGGCGAGCGCTTTCACGTCACCACCGATGATGAGCGGCTCACCGCGCGCACGGTGGTAGCCGCCACGGGCACGTGGTCTTCGCCGTTTATCCCCTATTACCCCGGTTCCTTTGGCGGGCGGCAATGGCACTCGGCGGTCTACCCCGGGCCCGATCCTTTCCGCGGCGAGTCCGTCGCCGTCGTTGGGGCGGGCAACTCCGGGGCCCAGATAGCCGCAGAGCTTGTGCTCTCCGGCGTAGATACCACCTGGTTTACGGCGAAGCCGCCGCGGTGGATGCCCGATGACGTCGATGGCCGCGTGCTCTTTCAGCGCAACCGCGCCCGCCTCAACGCCTTGATGCGCGGCGAGCCCGATCCCGGCGCGGATACCAACTTGGGCGATATCGTTGTCGTTCCTCCCGTCAAGCGCGCCCGCGATGAGGGCCTGCTTAAGGCCTCCCCGATGTTCTCTAGCCTCGATGAGGTGGAGGCAGACCACCTCATCTGGTGCACCGGGTTCCGCCCCGCGCTGGGGCCTTTCCGCGCGCTTCTCGATGGCCGCACCCCCACCGTCGAGGGCCTCTTCCTCGTCGGCTACGGAACCTGGACGGGCCCCGGTTCCGCAACGATTACCGGGGTGAGCCCTTTTGCCAAGCAGACCGCTGCGGACATCGCCAAGCTCTGCTCCCCCGATCTTTAG
- a CDS encoding MDR family oxidoreductase: MVSMSTLLVTRNEDKSVTTSFEEGEFLGEGDLTVDVSYSSLNYKDAMAITGDPGVVRTNPLVPGIDVVGTVSESNVQRLPVGTLVASFGDGLGEFRHGGYTPKQRVNSRATVALPADFTAEQAAAVGTAGYTAALCVNSLRGLPEGPVLVTGATGGVGSIAVNLLRNAGYEVHAMTGRPDDYANYLHELGAHEIIDRSEFTEPGKPLQKAIYAGAVDTSGSQELANVLARTKWGGTVAATGMASGPDLPATVMPFILRNVHLAGVNSVDAPLHYRQNAWQLLARTLDLSILESLTNTLPLEDAVEEAQSLINGSHHGRTVLKIS; encoded by the coding sequence ATGGTGAGCATGAGCACGCTACTTGTTACCCGTAACGAAGACAAATCCGTCACCACCTCCTTTGAGGAAGGGGAATTCCTCGGCGAGGGTGACCTGACTGTTGACGTCTCTTATTCCTCGCTGAACTACAAGGACGCGATGGCAATCACCGGCGATCCCGGCGTCGTCCGCACCAACCCACTGGTGCCCGGCATCGACGTGGTCGGTACCGTATCCGAGTCCAATGTGCAGCGCCTGCCGGTGGGCACCTTGGTTGCCTCCTTTGGCGATGGCCTCGGCGAATTCCGCCACGGCGGCTACACCCCGAAGCAGCGCGTCAATTCCCGCGCCACCGTTGCCCTTCCCGCGGATTTCACCGCGGAGCAGGCCGCTGCCGTCGGTACCGCCGGCTACACCGCGGCGCTGTGCGTTAACTCGCTGCGCGGGCTTCCCGAGGGCCCTGTTCTCGTCACCGGCGCCACCGGCGGCGTCGGCTCCATTGCCGTCAACCTCCTGCGCAATGCCGGCTACGAGGTCCACGCCATGACCGGCCGCCCGGACGATTACGCCAACTACCTCCACGAGCTCGGCGCACATGAGATCATTGACCGCTCCGAATTCACCGAGCCGGGCAAGCCTCTACAAAAGGCCATCTACGCTGGCGCCGTGGACACCTCCGGTTCCCAGGAGCTGGCCAATGTCTTGGCCCGCACTAAGTGGGGCGGCACCGTTGCCGCCACCGGTATGGCCAGCGGCCCCGACCTGCCCGCCACAGTCATGCCCTTCATCCTGCGCAACGTGCACCTAGCCGGCGTGAACTCCGTCGATGCCCCGCTGCACTACCGCCAGAATGCTTGGCAGCTCCTCGCCCGCACCCTGGACCTGTCCATCCTGGAGTCCCTGACCAATACCCTCCCGCTGGAAGATGCGGTGGAGGAAGCACAATCGCTCATCAACGGCAGCCACCATGGCCGCACGGTGTTGAAGATTTCCTAA
- a CDS encoding MarR family winged helix-turn-helix transcriptional regulator: MRPEESAAWADFVAMQRALHKELANALQATANVSEADYAVLAVLQRRRGQSTRPHELAAELGWEKSRLHRQLVRMEGRKLVTRRHAEELGPRAIEVTVTKIGEGAFAAALGSHTAKVDDKVVSVLTGEELQQLGSISRKIMRGLTGDT, translated from the coding sequence GTGCGCCCAGAAGAAAGTGCAGCGTGGGCGGACTTCGTAGCGATGCAGCGGGCGCTGCATAAGGAGTTGGCCAACGCGCTGCAGGCAACTGCGAATGTGAGCGAGGCCGATTATGCGGTGTTGGCCGTCCTGCAGCGCCGCCGTGGGCAGAGCACCCGGCCGCATGAGTTGGCCGCGGAACTGGGGTGGGAAAAGTCGCGGTTGCACCGACAACTGGTCCGGATGGAGGGGCGCAAGTTGGTGACAAGGCGGCACGCGGAGGAACTAGGACCCCGAGCTATTGAAGTCACAGTGACGAAAATAGGTGAGGGAGCATTCGCCGCAGCATTGGGCAGTCATACCGCGAAGGTGGATGACAAGGTGGTCTCCGTATTGACGGGAGAGGAATTGCAGCAGTTGGGTTCCATCTCCAGAAAAATAATGCGCGGCTTAACGGGCGATACCTAG
- a CDS encoding NADPH-dependent FMN reductase encodes MKLLVLVGSLRRESIAKKIANHAIELVPEHVECQRYDLRTLPLYDFDYDDSGVEDKPTPGEYTDFRNAIKEADAILFVTSENNRTIPACLKNAIDIGSKPNSDVAWKNKPAGIISHSVGRMGGYSSHKNVRLALSYFDMPMPGQPEVFLGNSPQLIGEDGKIEPPSTIDFVRDYLERLVDLVPAAPQQ; translated from the coding sequence ATGAAACTTCTTGTACTCGTTGGCAGCCTGCGGCGGGAAAGCATTGCGAAGAAGATCGCCAACCATGCCATTGAACTCGTTCCCGAGCACGTAGAGTGCCAGCGCTATGACCTGCGCACACTCCCGCTTTATGATTTCGACTACGACGATTCTGGCGTGGAGGATAAACCCACGCCGGGAGAGTACACCGATTTCCGCAACGCAATTAAGGAAGCGGATGCCATTTTGTTCGTCACCAGCGAGAATAACCGGACGATCCCGGCGTGTTTAAAGAATGCCATCGATATTGGGTCCAAGCCCAATTCCGATGTCGCCTGGAAGAATAAGCCAGCTGGCATCATCAGCCACTCCGTCGGCCGCATGGGTGGCTATTCTTCCCACAAGAATGTGCGCCTAGCCTTGTCCTACTTTGACATGCCGATGCCCGGTCAGCCCGAGGTATTCTTGGGCAATTCTCCCCAGCTCATCGGCGAGGATGGAAAGATCGAGCCGCCCAGCACCATCGATTTCGTGCGGGACTACCTCGAGCGCCTTGTAGACCTGGTACCTGCGGCTCCGCAACAGTAG
- the nrdF gene encoding class 1b ribonucleoside-diphosphate reductase subunit beta, with the protein MKYQELIERSQTPPHFRHDASTPLRPVNWNRIWDDKDLEVWNRLTSNFWLPEKVPLSNDRNDWSCMDPAERDLTIRVFTGLTLLDTVQATVGEISQIQDARTEHEEAVYTNIAFMQAVHARSYSSIFSTLASTEEIEKSYAWAVDNPVLQQRATSVMVHYYGDDPLKRKVASTLLSSLLLYAGFYLPLHFSVHGKLTNTADMIRLILRDKAVHGYYSGYKFQRGLDHATEARREEMREFTFDLVRKLYDLEMRYSGELYEPYGLMDDVATFVRYNANKALMNLGYPNLFPYEECQVNPKILAALTPGSDENHDFFSGSGSSYIIGKAVETSDADWDF; encoded by the coding sequence ATGAAATATCAAGAGCTCATTGAGCGATCCCAAACCCCGCCGCATTTTCGTCACGATGCTTCCACGCCGCTGCGCCCAGTGAACTGGAATCGCATCTGGGACGATAAGGATTTAGAGGTGTGGAACCGCCTGACCTCGAATTTCTGGCTGCCGGAGAAGGTCCCGCTTTCCAATGACCGCAATGACTGGTCGTGCATGGATCCAGCCGAGCGCGACCTCACCATTCGCGTCTTTACCGGCCTGACGCTACTGGATACCGTGCAGGCCACGGTGGGTGAAATCAGCCAGATTCAAGATGCCCGGACTGAGCATGAGGAGGCCGTTTATACCAATATCGCCTTCATGCAGGCGGTGCACGCGCGGAGCTACTCCTCCATCTTTTCTACCCTGGCCAGCACCGAAGAGATCGAGAAATCCTATGCGTGGGCCGTGGATAACCCAGTGCTGCAGCAGCGCGCTACCAGTGTGATGGTGCATTACTATGGCGATGACCCACTAAAGCGCAAGGTTGCTTCTACCCTCTTGTCCTCCTTGCTGCTGTACGCCGGCTTCTATCTTCCACTGCACTTCAGCGTGCACGGAAAGCTGACCAATACAGCAGACATGATCAGGCTCATCCTGCGGGATAAGGCGGTCCACGGCTACTACTCCGGATATAAATTCCAGCGGGGACTAGACCACGCCACGGAAGCTCGCCGCGAAGAAATGCGCGAATTCACCTTTGACCTGGTGCGCAAGCTCTATGACCTGGAGATGCGCTACTCCGGTGAGCTCTATGAACCATACGGGCTTATGGATGATGTCGCGACGTTCGTGCGCTACAACGCCAATAAAGCCCTGATGAATCTGGGCTATCCCAACCTCTTCCCGTACGAGGAGTGCCAGGTCAACCCGAAGATCCTCGCGGCACTCACGCCAGGATCGGATGAAAACCACGACTTCTTTTCGGGGTCGGGGTCCTCTTATATCATCGGCAAAGCCGTAGAGACCTCCGATGCCGACTGGGATTTCTAA
- the nrdI gene encoding class Ib ribonucleoside-diphosphate reductase assembly flavoprotein NrdI produces the protein MTTASTPPCGTKTAANLVYFSSVSENTHRFVHKLGFPAARIPLRPKREGMLYVTEPFVLIVPTYGGGNIKAAIPVQVRQFLNVPENRALLRGVITSGNTNFGEAYCCAGPQIARKCGVPELYRFELLGTDRDVARVREGLQDFFAHHLYPTAHASIA, from the coding sequence ATGACTACAGCCTCGACGCCACCCTGCGGCACTAAGACCGCCGCTAATCTTGTGTATTTTTCCTCGGTCAGTGAAAATACCCACCGTTTTGTCCACAAGCTGGGCTTTCCAGCGGCACGCATTCCTTTGCGGCCGAAGCGTGAAGGAATGCTCTATGTCACCGAGCCCTTTGTGCTCATCGTCCCGACCTACGGCGGCGGCAATATCAAGGCGGCGATTCCGGTGCAGGTGCGCCAATTCCTCAACGTTCCGGAAAATCGCGCACTCCTGCGCGGCGTCATCACCTCTGGAAATACCAATTTTGGTGAGGCGTATTGCTGCGCCGGGCCACAGATAGCCCGAAAGTGCGGCGTGCCTGAGCTCTACCGTTTTGAGCTGCTCGGTACCGACCGCGATGTTGCCCGCGTACGGGAGGGGTTGCAGGACTTCTTTGCGCACCACCTCTACCCCACCGCCCACGCGTCCATTGCCTGA
- a CDS encoding metal-dependent transcriptional regulator, translating to MSVDVSGLSPSNQDYLKALFKLGEWQDGPVTVKMLAQHIGVRLSSASDAVRRLEKKGLVTHTPYGAIGLSTEGRAFALAMVRRHRLIETFLVESLHYRWDQVHAEAEQLEHCVSDFFLERIDAELGFPRRDPHGDPIPSAAGDYPADYAAPPASEPGDLRKLSDLEPGEGGVVDRISDADADLLRFFSENNLTIGAAVSVRESQPYSGGMAVRVEGNQNENAQNEHSAAFSLSSHAARAVWVRM from the coding sequence ATGAGCGTGGACGTCTCGGGCCTCTCGCCGTCCAATCAGGACTATCTCAAGGCCCTGTTTAAGCTGGGCGAATGGCAAGACGGGCCCGTGACGGTCAAGATGCTCGCCCAGCACATAGGCGTACGGCTGTCCAGCGCGTCGGATGCGGTGCGGCGCCTAGAGAAAAAGGGCTTGGTCACCCATACGCCCTATGGCGCCATCGGGCTGAGCACCGAGGGGCGTGCCTTTGCCCTCGCCATGGTGCGGCGGCACCGCCTTATTGAAACTTTCCTGGTGGAATCCCTGCACTACCGCTGGGACCAGGTCCACGCGGAGGCTGAACAATTGGAGCACTGCGTCTCCGATTTCTTTCTGGAGCGCATAGACGCTGAACTGGGGTTCCCGCGCCGCGATCCGCATGGAGACCCCATTCCCAGCGCCGCGGGTGACTACCCCGCAGACTACGCCGCGCCCCCCGCGTCCGAGCCAGGAGATCTGCGCAAACTCAGCGATTTAGAGCCCGGCGAGGGCGGTGTAGTCGACCGCATCAGTGATGCGGATGCCGATCTGCTGCGCTTTTTCAGCGAGAATAACCTGACCATCGGCGCTGCCGTGAGCGTGCGCGAAAGCCAGCCCTATTCCGGCGGGATGGCCGTGCGCGTAGAGGGTAACCAAAACGAGAATGCCCAGAATGAACATTCCGCGGCGTTTTCTTTGAGCTCCCATGCAGCCCGCGCCGTGTGGGTGCGCATGTAA